The genomic region CAGCGGCTTGAATAGGGAGCATTCAAACAGCTCCTCCCGGTGATTTTTCAGATGCAAAAGAATTGCTTCTGGGTCGTTATCCCGTTTGACAGTGTATTTGTGTTTGCTAAAAAAAGATAATGAAATAGCGGGTTTGTTGAAGTTGACCAATTTTAGATTCTTATAAGGTGCCTTATCGGCTGGAAAAAAGGGCTTATAATCCTTCATAAATTCCATGGGAACGAAATAGTATTCAAGTTCAGGGTCGTTCGGTAGGGCACTAACCTGATTTGTTAAGGGCTCTAATTGAATGCTCTGGGCCTTGACAAGTTGTCTGACTACTCCTAAATCAGCATTTTTCTGTCTTTGAGTTGGCTGTTTCTTTTCTGTGACTTCCATAATATGTAAAATAAAACACTTATTTACTTCAAAGGTAAATAAGTGTTTTCATAAAAACTATTCTTTTCCCTTTCCAATAAAAAATAAAGGTTTTGATCTATTATCTATTATCAATTCTTTTTTGATTGATTTAAAAGCCGTGTAACGTTTTGTAAATTAATATTTTATAAAGAGAAAACCGAGGTTCAGGCGGTGTAAAACCGAGGTTTAGGCGGAGTTCCACTATTTGAAAACCGAGGTTTAGGAGGGAGCAAAGCGAGGTTTAGGCGGAGGACAAACCGAGGTTTAAGCGGTGCGCATATAGGAAACCGAGGTTTAGGCGGTGATGATCTTAAGTAGAGTAATGTGGATAACTGGTGCTCAAGTGGAAGATTTATTCTCCTTTTTAAATGCAGTATATAGAAAACCGAGGTTTGGGCGGTGTTAGGGTTTAGGGCATTCTCGTTACAAACCGAGGTTTAGGCGGTATGGCGAATAAACATTTATTTAATAAACCGAGGTTTAAGCGGTGCTGTAATGAGAACCTAGGGCCTCCACTGATAACCTACAATAATGCATCTCTTATTCAAAGTGCGAGAAAACCGAGGTTTAGGCGGTGTCAGCTAACCTTAAAAACCGAGTTTGGCAAAACGAACTCCTTTTCTTAGATTTGGATTAATAACTGGACATCAGCTCACTGACACCAATCACTCATGGAAGGCCAGCAATCAATTGAAGATCAATTAGCTCCCGTTTTTAACAAACGGCCTACCAATTATCAGCCTAACCTCTTCACAGAGTCCAAACAGGAATTTACGGAACTGGAGAAAAAGATCGTGGTTTTAGTTGTCAATCAGATTGGCCACCTGGCTTTAAAAGGAGAGTTGAGGCCCAAATCGAATGTGATTGTAAATATCCCATTTTCCTCCCTCACGCGGGATCACCATCAGCAAATTGCCGATGCCGCCGAATCGTTGCAATCAAAGCGCTTGATCTATCGCGATGACAACCGCAATAAATTCGACTTCATCACACCTTTCCCGCGCGTCCGTTCTGAGATAGTGGATGGCAAAAGGGTAATTGAGCTAACGATGTTTTCTGAAATGGTTCCTCATTTCGCTGAACTCGGACAGCGCTATACTAAATACGACATTGATGTCATGCTTTCTCTCAGCTCGGTTTACGCGCAACGGATCTTTGAAATTGTAAGCATGTACCAAAATAGGGGGCAGATGCAGTTCACTTACGCTGTGGATCAACTAATGATGATGCTCAATTGTCCGAAAAGCTATTCTTTTTACGATTTTAAAAAGAATGCTTTGATGGTGGCTCAAAAAGAACTGAAAAACAAAGCCGCAATAAATTTGGATTGGGAACCCAACAAAAAGGAAGGTAAGCGAATCATCGAGTTACGATTCTTCATAAAAACTGCCCAGCAAATTGCTATGCAGTATATTGATGAAGATCGGAAAATTGTCCAAGAGATGCCCATTCACGAAGCCGTCGCAACAGCCTTGCGGCTGATGAATAATTATAAGCTAAAAAGCTGGCAGAGAGATGTCATTGTTTCTGATTACGGATTGCTAGACAACTTTTTCCAGTTGGACTCAGAGTTTGCCAACGGCCTAAGGCCTAATGTGAAGAACCAAACGGCTTACCTGGTTAAATCGCTCGGCATCGATCAAATGAAAGCTCCGAAAAAGGTAAAACCATCAATGCGCAAGCCTGCCGACAAGCAACAGTCAGTTTTACCTTTTGGGCCGGAGGTCCGTTCAAGTACGGTTCAATCCATTGGATCCATTTTAGGCGGCATTGACTTCCCGTCAAAAGATAGGAAACCTTAATTTTATTGGAATAGAAGGGAAGAAGAAATTATATTAAGCGCTCCTTAAGGGATATGAGCTGTAGCCGAACATACAGTGTGGAAAGCCCGGAGCGAAGTACAGGCGAGAACAGGTTTAGTCGATAGATTGCAGGAAGCAGCCGACCTCTCAGAATATGTTAACCCTTACAAATATTGGTTCTCACAATACAAAGTTCCAATTTTCACCGCGACTCCCATACAGGGAGTTTCCAGTCTACCCTTGGGGAAACAGGCTAATCCCAGGCCATGAAAATATCCATAATTGCCTCCCTTCCAAAAACGGACCATTTCGAATGGCATACCCCTAGCAAAAATAAGTTTCCCTTTTATACTCGTCTTAAACAAACTTCTGGCATCGGCGGCACTTCGGGGCTTTGGGACTAACAGGGGTTCAACAAGCCATACCTTTCTGAGCTCTACAGGAAGGAGGGGTTTCTTTTTGACTTGGTCCCAAAAATGGGGTCCAAAAAGTAGGTTCACACATGAATCGTGCTTTATGCTGATGAACCTAACTTGTTGACCGTTTCGACGGACTGTCCTTTATGAACTAGATTTTTGGATACGCCAGGGTTTCGGCCGTAGATCAGAACACCGACACGCAACTTGACGCCTTACAACGTCACGGCTGCGACCGCATCTTTGAAGAGAAGATCACGGGTGCCCGGCCGCTGTGTGCGTTGTTCGGTGGCATCGATCAGGATGGCACCCTTGCCCTGGTAGTATTCTTTGAACTCCTCGGCGCTGTCAAAACCACGCTTGGGGACATGTCCTGAGGCTGCCAAAGAATGGCCCAGTACGGATATACCAATATCCTGATTTCGCTTGGCGGTCGAGCCGTCCATGCCGGTGGTGAAACCTAAGAGATCGTACGAGAGCCCTGATTTCAAGGAAAATAAGGTAAACAGTAACAAATCCGTGTAGGTGCTCAATGCAGGTAGTTCAGGGCACTCAGACTGCCTGAGGTAAATGCGTTAGATCGCCCCACCCTGGTTGACTGATGAAAAACTAACCATTCTTAGTTTATTACCATAACACAAACCTAAGGGGCGACCCGGCGATGCCACATTGAGCAATCGCCGCAGGGTGGCCGAAGTCTTGCTTGCCCTCTCATACCAGTAGGGGTGCATTCGGGTGAGCAGCGACTTGCTTAGGTAGTGGGTTGGACAGCCATGTTCATGGCTTATTCCGAACGGAGTGATTTCACGGGATTGACCAGGGCTGCCCTGATACTCTGGAAGCTGACCGTCAGCAGGGCAATGCCCACGGCCAGCAAGCCTGCCAGCGCAAACATCCACCACTCCATATCAATCTTGTATGCGAAACCCTGCAACCATCGGTTCATCACATACCAGGCCACCGGCGATCCTATCATAATGGCAACGGCAACCGGCTTCAGGAAATCTTGCGAGAGTAGACTGACAATACTCGCAACAGACGCGCCCACTACTTTCCTGACACCAATCTCCTTGGTACGCTGTTCGGCGGTAAAAGTAGACAACCCAAAAAGACCCAGGCACGAAATAAAGATAGCCAGCAGAGCAAAGTAGTTCGAAAGTGTGCTCACAATCTGTTCGCTCTTATACTGTCGGGCGTAAGTCTGGTCGGTAAACGAATAGGTAAAGGGAAACTTTGGGTTTAGTTTTTTGCAGACGGCTTCCAGACTGGCGACAGTTTCACTGGTTCTACCGGCTTCGATCCGGACTATCACATTTCCAGAGCGTTCTTTGGTACGTAGGTAGGCAATCATGGGTCGTATTGCCGTATGCAGAGACTGGAAGTGGAAATCCTTCAATACGCCAATAATTGTGCCCTTCGAGCTCCCCCAATTCAGGGTTTTCCCAATGGGTTGCTGGTATCCGATTACCTTGAGGGCGGCTTCGTTGATTAGAAAACCAGTTGTATCGGTAGCGTATTCTTTCGAGAAGTCCCGGCCTTCGCGAATCTTTATATCCATGGCCTTCACAAAATCGTAACCGACACCTACCGGTGTAAAACGAACCCTGTTGTTTGGATCACTGCCCGGCCAGTTTATTGACTCTGTACCGAAGCCACTTGATGCCGGCGATTCGGTCATGTGAGATACCTGCTTTACACCCGGAAGCTTCGTAAGTTCATCCTTGAGCAGGTCGTAGTTGCTGACCAGATCGCCCTCTAACGGAAAGTAGAGGAGATTTTCGCGGTCGTAGCCCAGGTTTTTGGATTGTGTGTAGGCTACCTGCCGATAGATGACGACGGTGCCAATAATCAGGATAATTGACAGGGCGAACTGAAACACAACCAATCCCTGACGGAGCCAGATAGAATTTTTATCAAATCTGAAGGTACCTTTCAGAATCCGAACCGGACTAAGCGAAGTCAGGAAAAAAGCAGGATAACTTCCAGCCACCAGGCCTGTAATCAGGGCCAGTCCAACCAAAACTCCCCAAAATGAAAGTGCGTTGACAGGTAAAATAATCTGCTTATCAGTCAGGCTGTTGAAAGCTGGCAGGGATAAGGCCACAAACAATACGGCCAGAATGACGGAAAGAAAGGCCATCAACAGGGCTTCGCCAACAAGTTGCCCGATCAATAGCAACCTGGCGGCTCCAATTACTTTTCGCACGCCAACTTCCTTAGCCCGTTTAGCCGACCTGGCAGTGGCCAGATTCATGAAATTGACGCAGGCAATGAGTAAAATGAATACGGCTATGATGGTAAACAACCGAACATATTCAATACGGCCGCCCACTATGTTTCCATTCTCGAAATTGCCGTTGAGATAATATTCGTGGAAAGGCTGCATGGCCAGTTCGGTGGGTTGCGGCTTGCCTTCATCCCGGTTGAATTTGTCGAGCAGGTGCTTCATTTTTGCCTCCACCCGAGCCGGATCAGCATCGGATCGAAGCATGAAAAATGTAAGCGGATTGGTACTGCCCCAGCCTTTAGCCCACTCATTTTCTTCAATATAATCCTCCCAGGACAGCAGGCAGTCAAACTGTAAGGTGCTGCGTTGGTCTGTGTTTTCGAATACGGCGGTCACCAATAAGTCTTTACGGTTATCAAATCGGATGGTTTTGCCAATGGCGGCTTCGGGACTACCGAAAAAAGTCTCAGCCATGCTCCGGGAAATGGCCAGGCAGTTTTTGTCTTTTAGGGCGGCTTCCGGTGTACCCTGCAGGAGTTTATAGCTAAACATTTTAAAGAAATCGGCACTCACCGCATTCGTCGCCTGCTTGTAGGTTTTATCACCCACGGAAAATGTTTGATTACCCACTCCCTCGTGAGGAGTTGCATACTTGATCTCGGGAACCGATCGCTTCAATTCGTCGGCTAATGGGCCAGGCGTCCAGATTACTCCCTGCAATTGTCCGCTGAAAAACTCCCGCATATAGACCCGATACAATTGCTGCTTGTTGGCGTGGAATGCATCGACGCTCTTCTCATCCTGCACCCAAAGCATAATCAGCAAGCTGCTTGCCATACCCAGTGCAAGGCCAAGCATACTGATTGCCGAGAACGTTTTGTGCTTCGCTAAATTCCGAAATGCGATTTTCAAATAATTGCGTAGCATATCCATGGTGTTTAGGGTTGAATACTGTGATTTGGGTCGGCGGATGAAGCGGGGTTTGACAAAACCCAGCACCTCGCGCCAGTAGCGCCACCGCGCCCGCTGTATGCTGATTCGCCCGACCTGGTAGTCGAACTCCTCGTGCAGGTCGCCCAGCAGGGATTCCATCAGCTGCGGGGCCACCAGCCACTGCAGCAGCCGGTCGGCCAGGCGCGGTGGGGTAGGTTTCACGGCTTATTCGCTGCGTAAGCTTTTGACCGGATTCATCAGAGCCGCTTTGATGCTCTGGTAGCTGACTGTCAGCAACGTGAGGACTACTGCTCCCGCACCCGAAACCGCAAAAATCCACCAGGAGATGTCGGTGCGGTATTCGTATTTCGCAAGCCAGTCACTCAGGAAGTACCAGGCGATGGGGGTGGCAATGCCAAGCGCAATCAGGACTAACACCACAAAATCTTTGGATAACAACTGCCAGAGATTAAACACCGTAGCTCCCAGTACCTTCCGAACGCCGATTTCTTTGGTACGCTGCTCGGCCACGAACGAGGCTAGTCCAAACAAACCCAGGCATGAGATGAAAATAGCCAGAATCGTGAAAACCAATGCCAATGTGCCGATATGTACTTCATCATCGAATTTTCGGGCGTATTCCTGATCGACGAATTTAAAATCGAAGGGAGATTCAGGATCATATTTTTTGAGCGTGGCTTCAATTTTCGCCAGAGCTTCATGCGAGCTTGTTTGAGGAGCCAGTTTTAGAATAGCGAAATTCCCCTTTCGATCGTTGATGAGATACACTGATTGCCGAACAGGTTCATAAGGTGACTCCATCACCATATCTTTAA from Salmonirosea aquatica harbors:
- a CDS encoding replication initiation protein; this translates as MEGQQSIEDQLAPVFNKRPTNYQPNLFTESKQEFTELEKKIVVLVVNQIGHLALKGELRPKSNVIVNIPFSSLTRDHHQQIADAAESLQSKRLIYRDDNRNKFDFITPFPRVRSEIVDGKRVIELTMFSEMVPHFAELGQRYTKYDIDVMLSLSSVYAQRIFEIVSMYQNRGQMQFTYAVDQLMMMLNCPKSYSFYDFKKNALMVAQKELKNKAAINLDWEPNKKEGKRIIELRFFIKTAQQIAMQYIDEDRKIVQEMPIHEAVATALRLMNNYKLKSWQRDVIVSDYGLLDNFFQLDSEFANGLRPNVKNQTAYLVKSLGIDQMKAPKKVKPSMRKPADKQQSVLPFGPEVRSSTVQSIGSILGGIDFPSKDRKP
- a CDS encoding ABC transporter permease → MKPTPPRLADRLLQWLVAPQLMESLLGDLHEEFDYQVGRISIQRARWRYWREVLGFVKPRFIRRPKSQYSTLNTMDMLRNYLKIAFRNLAKHKTFSAISMLGLALGMASSLLIMLWVQDEKSVDAFHANKQQLYRVYMREFFSGQLQGVIWTPGPLADELKRSVPEIKYATPHEGVGNQTFSVGDKTYKQATNAVSADFFKMFSYKLLQGTPEAALKDKNCLAISRSMAETFFGSPEAAIGKTIRFDNRKDLLVTAVFENTDQRSTLQFDCLLSWEDYIEENEWAKGWGSTNPLTFFMLRSDADPARVEAKMKHLLDKFNRDEGKPQPTELAMQPFHEYYLNGNFENGNIVGGRIEYVRLFTIIAVFILLIACVNFMNLATARSAKRAKEVGVRKVIGAARLLLIGQLVGEALLMAFLSVILAVLFVALSLPAFNSLTDKQIILPVNALSFWGVLVGLALITGLVAGSYPAFFLTSLSPVRILKGTFRFDKNSIWLRQGLVVFQFALSIILIIGTVVIYRQVAYTQSKNLGYDRENLLYFPLEGDLVSNYDLLKDELTKLPGVKQVSHMTESPASSGFGTESINWPGSDPNNRVRFTPVGVGYDFVKAMDIKIREGRDFSKEYATDTTGFLINEAALKVIGYQQPIGKTLNWGSSKGTIIGVLKDFHFQSLHTAIRPMIAYLRTKERSGNVIVRIEAGRTSETVASLEAVCKKLNPKFPFTYSFTDQTYARQYKSEQIVSTLSNYFALLAIFISCLGLFGLSTFTAEQRTKEIGVRKVVGASVASIVSLLSQDFLKPVAVAIMIGSPVAWYVMNRWLQGFAYKIDMEWWMFALAGLLAVGIALLTVSFQSIRAALVNPVKSLRSE